The Elaeis guineensis isolate ETL-2024a chromosome 3, EG11, whole genome shotgun sequence region atatatatatatatgtatatatatatatatgtatatatatatacatatatatatgtatatatatatatatgtatatatatatacatatatatatgtatatatatatatatgtatatatatatacatatatatatatgtatatatatatatatgtatatatatatacatatatatatatgtatatatatatatatgtatatatatatacatatatatatgtatatatattatatatatatatatatatatatataatatatatatatgtatatatatatatatgtatatatatatatatatatatatatatatatatatacatatatatatatgtatatctatatatatacatatatatatatatatatgtatacatatatatatatatatctatatatatatatgtacacacacacacacacacacacacatatatatatatatatatatatatatatatatatattatatatatatattatatatatatatatatatatatatgtatatatgtatatatatatatatatatatgtatatatgtatatatgtatatatatatatatgtatatatgtatatatgtatatatatatatatatatatatatatatatatatatatatatatatacatatatatgtatatgtatatatatatgtatatatatatatatatatatatatatatatatgtatatatatgtatatatatatatatatgtatatatatgtatatatatatatatatatgtatatatatgtatatatatatatatatatatatatatatatatatatatatatatatatatatatatatagatatatatatatgtatatatgtatatatatatatatgtatatatatatgtatatatatgtatatatatatatatatatatatatatatgtatatatatgtatatatatatatatatatatatatatgttgtatatatatatatatatatatatatatatatatatatatatatatatatatatatatatatatatatattatatatatatatatatatatatctgtatatgtgtgcgtgcgtgcgtgcgtgtgtgtgtgtctatatatatatatatatatatatatgtatgtatgtatgtatgtatgtatgtatatgtatatatatatgtatatatatatgtatgtatgtatgtgtatatatatatatatgtatatatatatatacatgtatatatatatacacatatatacacacacacatatacatacatacatatatatatatatatatatatatatatatacacacacacacacacacacacacatatacatacatatatatatatgcatatatatatatatatatatatatatatatatatatatatatatatatatatatatatgtatgtatgtatgtatatgtatatgtatatatatgtatatatatatgtatgtatatgtatatatatgtatatatatatatatatatgtatatatatatatatatatatatatatatatatatatatatatatatatatatatatatatagatatagatatatatatatatatatatatacatacatatatatatatacatacatacatatatatatatatatatacacacacacacacatacgtacatacatatatatatatattgacacacatacacacagagacatatatatatatatatatatatatgtttgtgtgtatgtatacacacacatatatatatatatatctatgtatatatgtatatatatacatacatacatatatacatatatagatagatagacacacacacagagatatatatatatatatatatatatgtgtgtgtacacacatatatatttatatatatatatacacacatatatacatacaaacatatatatatatatatatatatatatgtgtgtccataggtgtgtgtgtgtctatatatatatatatatgtgtgtgtgtggacacacacagatatatatatatatatatatatatatatatatatatatatatatatatatatatatatatatatataaaagatcgtTCTAATTCAACCGTATCCGTTTATTTGttttatttcaatcatgattattatatatatcGTTCTATGATGACGTGTTTAGAAAATCCGGAGATTGGAGCAACGCTGGGCTCCGCGGGCCAATCCAAGTGTCAATGGTTAGGTCACACGCCACCTACGCGGCTGAGCCTACCGTGGGTCACCCATTCATTCATTACATGCCATCGCTATTTTTTCTAATTTGGAAATATTTGCTCTAAAGAAGGGAAAATATTTGTGACGATCACGatttggaaaaagaaaaaaataaaacaaataaatagAGCAGGAGCAAAGAGCGTGCCTCCGCTGCGTTCTGGTCCCCAAATCGAAGAACCAGGGCGGGCAAAGGGTGGGCGGAAGGTGGGAGCAATTATCCTCTTTGTTCGTTTCCCTTCCTttggattttggatttttttttgttaaaatgaAAGCTCTGGAGTCCGGGGTTCAGTTATCTTCGACATAACCCTTGCCCTAAATCTAGATCTTAATCCTTTCCTGGATCCGATCGCAGGGTCTTCCAATCTTCCCTTGGCGGACCTGGAATGGTGGGCGGAGATCCGGCTGCGGTCGTGGATGGTGGGTCTCGGGGCGGATGCTAGATGCTTCTCAGCAGATCTGTCTCTTCTTGGATCGCCCAGCTTCTCGCCTGCATGGGGTAAGTAGGATCGTCTCCTCTTCGTTCTCACTTGATCTCTTCGttttcttttcttcgtcttctcaATCCTTTACCTGTGGATCTCGGCTTTCTTGACTTCGAAATGAACGCTAAGAATTTCGGTGGTTGCGATTTTTCCGTgccttcttttttctcaaaagaaagaaagaaaaattaaattgGACGCATTTGTTGAAACCTTCTTCAGTAAGAACTTGGTTTGTCTTCTTGGACGATTGTGGGATAGAGGAGGAGGACTTGGTCTAGAATGAAATCGATTTCCTCGTTTTTCGAGTTGCGCCTATTTATGGAGAGTCTCGAGGCAAGATTGGTCTCTGTTCTCAGTTTAAGATGGATCAATAGGTTATTCGTTACAACTCTTTTAATCTCGGTCATGAAATTAGTGAAATCCTGTATGAAACATGCAACGAGAAGCAGTTACAGGTTGCTATCCAAGGTTGCATCGTGCATCCTATAATATATATCGTTTACCAGATCATATCATCTTTGATAATTTCAGTATTTATTCAGACGTAGAATCATACTCCGACATCgtatttattcaaaatatataccaCGTTTCATCCACTTGACTATGTCTGTGCACGCCAGATGAAAAAGAGCATCATCACAATATTCGGGACAGGATTTAATCAAATACCTTTCTGGATTCAAGAAATTAGGGTTATTCTGTTCCTGGAGCTTGTTTGGGTATTGGTAAAATATACGTTCTAATTTCATGTTTATGGGAACTAGTTGGTGTGTCTGGTTTTAAATCGATGCTAAGGACTTTGAGTAGAGGTTTTATATTTCATGGATGCTATTGGTAAACGCTATGCAACTTCTCCCAGTGTACCAATGATTTTCTTCCAACATTTTTTTAACACATCATTTTATTCATTTGCTTTTTGAATAAAGTGGCCGCCAGTGCTATTGTTCATAAACGAAAACTTAatagttattattatttttttaatagccTGAAGAGGCTCTGTATCATTGGTCATATCATTGCTTTGAATAGTATCTCACGACTTCATAATACCTTCTATAATGTCATCAATGATTCTTTGTGTATGTACTCATGGCAACACACTTTCGATTATCGACATATTAGATAAAAAGTTTGTACTTAGAACATCCTTTAGGGGGATAGGGGGAGAATGGAAAACTCCTCTTCCATGATTTTCTGTCATTTATCATCATAGTCATATGCAATCACGTAAAAATTGACCGGAGGATCAGGTATTCTAGCCATATGCTTCAACACCCTAGCAATATGCGGTTTTCCAAGCAATTAAAGTCTTCATGGAGGCTTATGCAAAATATTGGAATGCATTCATGATGAATCTCATAAATTTTAAAAGCTTTCTTTGGTTTGCTTAATGCCTTATAACCTTCAGACTGGCTCCTATTATTCCTTTATTATTTGCATTGGGCAAAAATCAGTTTGGTCTCCAGAATATTGTGTTAGGCATGTTGGAACAGTTTGATGTATTTTGGGCTCCAGTCTTTTATGTTGGAACAAGTGATGGGTTGCTTGATTTCAAATTTCCATATCATGGGATTTCATAAGGTGCCACTTCTTGTTTGCCTTCTAGGATAAGGATAGTGTGATACTCCATGAGCAAATTACATTCtttatattctcttttttttttctttttttaaaaaaagtatctTGCTAGTGTGACTAAGTTTTATTCCCACAGATTTGAGGAGTTTGAGATGTAGAGGCAGGCCACTTGGCACAGGAAAACTCAGACCAGTAAATTTGTATTGCCATAATCTTGACACTTATCCTATGATTTGAGTCATAAAAAGATAGTTAAGgattaagtaaaaaaaaaaatgcttatgTTTGAAACCTAGGAAGAAAATGCCTCTatgatttttctttcctttctgtgTATTTTTTTTATCCATATGAATTTTGTTTCTTGAAACTGATTCTAATTGTTTACATGGTTAAACCTGATTTGTAACAGAGCAGAGGTTGTCTTGGATGCTGTTCTAAGCCCACTCCAATTATTGCAGTGGATGAGCCCTCAAAGGGTCTGAAAATCCAAGGCAGGACTATAAAAAAAACCAGTGTTTCTGAGGATTTTTGGAGTACGAGCACACATGAGATGGAAAACAGTGGAGTGCAGTCTCAAAGGAGCATTTCTTCAATTAGCACATCAATGCAAAACCTTGATCACCATGGAGCAGCAAGCACTAGCAACCCTTCTGAATTTGTAAATCATGGTAAATGAAAATTTAATCTTTAGTTCTTGTATTACTAATTTGACTTGATGTAGCCAGCTGTGTTACCTCGACACTTGTGTTTAGCTCCAAAAACCCGTGTCAGATATGTATCCAAGTTGGATATGTGTCAGACAATCGAATACTTAATTCTATGATTGCCACTATTAAAGATGAACAATAAGTTTGATCCTCCATTTTCATGCTATAAGGGAGAATTTTTTCCCTTTCTTATGTTCTTAAGTTAATTGGAAAAACTAAATGAGAAACATGTATATCGAAAGACCTTAGCAAATAGTatcttattaatatttatttttgatgtttAAGTAAAGAAGATTAAAGACATTGCAATATATAATTTAGTTAGCATCATAATTTATTCTACATATCCCtatctccttttttttcctttttgcccctatctccttttttttccttcttgccAAGTCAGATACTTGGATATGCGTCCAAATCCGATTCTTGTAGCCATGGCCATGCAATACTGGTAGCATCACTTGTTCGCGTGCTTCTCACATCCTTTTTTTTGTTCTACAATTTTGAACTTATCGGCACATTTGATGGAATGCATGTGAAGAATAATAAAGGGAAAGGTTAATcatgataaagaaataaagaagacTGATAGAAATTCCTCTTAGAGGAATCGGTGCTTGTCATTTATTCTAAATACTGTTTTGTTGGTATCTTGATGACcaacataaaataaagatcagctaGAGTCCTTTTTATCTGAGTAGAAAAGATTACAATCTTTTATCACTGAAAAACATGGTAATGATCTTTAAAGTTTCTTTTAGTTTTTGTGTTGACACACTTTGCCCTCCTCATTTTATAGGCTATTAACTGTCATTGTATATCTTTCCCTCAGCATATTGAATTAAATGCTTGCAGATGGATAGCGAAGCATCAAAGAGTAAGTTAACTAAATGAGATGTGTTACAGTTATATGTGAACTTCTTCTGTGGCAAATTTTAGGTTAAATTTGCTGCCAGGAATAATGTTAGTTTGGGTCAAAAATCATGCAAGCAAATGGCATGTTTTTTTGTTATAATGCCACTGAAGAAACAGAAGATATTGTTTGCTTGTTGACACTGTGGAAATAGATGTATTTTTGCTTGTATGTTAGCATTTGGAACATGTCTGTGGCAGGTCTTCTTCTCTGGAATCAAACCAGACTGCAATGGACTGGAAATAGAAGGCCTGAGAACCGGTCGCAACAGGTCCGAGAACCCAGATTAAGGTACGTGTCAATATTCTGTATTCATACTAGATCAAGTACTTTTGTACGATTATCTGCATTGTTTTATTTATTGCTCAGCAGATCTAGAGTAAATATGTGGGTAGGCACAATAGTTTATGAAATTTATTCATATCCCTGCATATTTGTTCCGGCAGTGGTTGATAGCTGATATTGATTTGAGACTATTTTGGTGATGTTTAGGGCTGAGCAAATAACCAAAATCCGAAGAAATCTATCCAATCCGACCCAGTAAATATCAGTTTCGGTCagttgaaagacataaatcggATGGAATTGGGTTGGAGTTTGTAAAAAATTGATTACTTATGGTCAAATTTGATTCCTATACTTTTAACCCGTTTGAAACCGAGCCTAATCGATGTAGTATTTCAtaaactcactttcattttgggACGGTGTCATTTAGATTTCAATTCTTCATTCTAAAAATCATTTCGTCATTCATTTGGATTCATGGgaatattaatgttgaattgttgatggaagcatatcaatttgagataattctaaAGTGAAAATTTTCAGATGTAGTTGCTTTTAGATAAGTAAATCTTCTCTTTTACTGTTTTATTTtgtacatattcaaaaataagtctaaaatttataacttataggactcgtttggttgacgAGAAGTGGAGTGGGGAAGAGGTAGTTCTTGAGAAGTAGAGAAGGGGCCTCTTGTTTGGTTGAAGTTTTAAGAGGAAAGAGAGTGGAAAAAGCTCTTTCTATGGGAAGTTACTTTCTACATTTCATGAAAAGTGAAAATCCATAGAGAAGGTGGATTTTGGCACTTACCATGAGATAGACAGTGGTGgtacttttttcttttctaaaatatccttttaagatttacggctaagattttgcaaaatattaatagatgattatgatgaaatactggatagtgatataatattatattaatattatcctaatatttatatgaatataatattaatatcataatatttattatattttaatattattttaatatttgcactaatataatatttttattaatattaatataatacttatattaatataatattacatttactatttatattaataaatttattatattaaaatattaatataatattaatatatattagtattatgttaacataataaattattatggtctaatattatattataacatattaatattatattttatattaatataaatataatattaatatttatataaagtttaggagaAAAGGTATAGTCttatatctactaagggtataataggtattttatatagttttttcagaaaaatagatgctcaacCAAATATAAGCTATTCTGCAATTAGTCACTTTCCCATGATCAACCAAACATGTTAAATCCTATTCTCAGAAAGTAACTTCTCAGGAAGCTAGTTCTTGAGAAGTTACtttctgagaagaaaagttcttcccgtgAACCAAACGAGTCCACAAGGTTTAGGCcttttttacattaaattgacaaaaaaaaaaaacaaataagcTTAAGTGGATCaatattggacttaaaatcaaCATTGTGTCAATATTTTGAAGCCCAACTTAACACAACCCATCCGAATCCGCTACAAACCATTTACTTTGGTTTCAAacggtttatacatgataaacggtCGGCAGTGGGTTGAATTTTCTTCAACTTGATTGGGTTCGattggatgaaatttttctctcaacccgACCGAACCCATTTCATGCTCAGTCCTAGTGATGTTAGCTATAATTTTTAACTTATATTACTATGAAGCTGGAAACAATTATCTTAGTGTTTTGtggtaaaaataaaatttattgctgGTGAACTTGTTGATAACACTTTACCTGTGCTTGTGTTTTGCTCATTTTGTTTTTTTGATGCGTTCTCCCTGCGGAGACATAAGCATGTGAATTTGTTCAAGGATTTTACATGGTCCTTCTGTTGTTGTTTACTGATGAAATTCGGGAGGATTTGCCAAATTAGTTGCACGATACTCTTTACCATGTTTGAGAAGATCATGATAGATTTTACTGCAGTGATTATCCCAGAGCTCCTGTTCCTGGAAGGCTGGAATAAATGCTTATCAATGCCTTATATAAGAGAGTCAAAACCAGCAAAGTACCCTCTTCACACATTGTCTTTTCAATCATTCCATCATATGTTTATTCCTCCCATTAGCATCTCATATTGACCTGTCCAGCGAATGCTGTCTTCAGTGACTTgttaaccaaaaaaaaagggtAAAAATTGTTGTTCTCATGCTAGTTTAGCATGAAAACCAAAATGCAACGTCTTTTATGCATTTATAGTTGACATACCATCTGGGCAACGAGGCCTGCTCTGAGAgattaggaaagctattttatTGTTGGGTATTAGCTAGGTAATGCTGTTGGTACCCTGTAGTTTGATTTAGTAATATTATAGTGGCCGCCAACTTCCTTGGTTCATGGTGCCCTGCCAACTTTAGACAATCTGGAACAACTCTTTGATCCCTGTTTAAGCGGACTACATCTGTAAAATTGGTTGCATTTTATGGATCCTATCTCATAAAGATCATTTGATCATTAGCTGTTCTTTTGAATTATGATCACGAGCTGCTGAAGAACAGGAAGCTTTCATGTAACTGGAAAAAAAGAGTATACTGCAAATTTCTCAGCTCCACTTTAGATTTATTGTACTGGTACcaaattcttcaacatctgtggCTGCAGTTGGGATGCGACCTATGACAATTTGCTGGGGACCAACAAGCCATTTCCACAGCCCATCCCTTTATCTGTAAGACGTTTAATTTGCGATCCATTAGGTTGTAGAACTGACTAGCATTTCcagcatctgatttttttttttttttgtttttttggcttGCTTGTTGTGGTGGCAGGAGATGGTAGATTTCCTTGTGGACGTCTGGGAGCAGGAGGGTATGTATGATTAGGCAAAACAAGTTGCTGTAGACGTTGTGCGGACTGTCAAGCAGATGGGGACTCCTGGAGATGGTCTTTGATAATACAACAAACAAAGGGTATCCCTTCCATATCAATTGTTACATGTATGCTACCACTGATATCTTATACATTCTCTTCTTTATGTCCTCCTTCTTCTTGTAGCAAGTTCTCTCCTCAGCACTGTCGTGATCCCTACAGCAGGCTTTGCCCTGCTTCGCCTTATTGTATGTTCTTCACCGATTGGCTAGTTGCTAGACTGATGTCATCACTTTCTTCTCGGCACAAAGCTATTTCATGGCATGCATGTAGAAATTACTTTGCTGATGCTGAATCTATGACCCCTTGTTGCCTTCCAACCAGTTATCTGTGCCTATTGTTGTCGTGCCAGTGTGTCTGAAGGAGATTTGGATTCTGCTTGAAATTCTGACGCGGGTGTCTGTAGGTTTCCACTGTGCTCGATGATGTTGGTCTCGATTCTTTGTGATAACATACTCAGTTTTTTGCCTGGTGGGCGTAATTTTGGTTCAATTTGGAGAATGCTAGATAAGTGGGAGAATGCCTGCTACTATTAGTCGGCCGGCCTGTTTCGATTGAATGAGatagaggagaggggaggggggcgagagagagagagagagagagagagagaattgaatTAAAGAGGAAAAAAAGGGGTCATACCGTTAGCAAGTCAGGACAGAAGAAAACAAATGGCAGATGAAGAGATTTCTCTCAAATCCCTTTTTATTTCATCtctctaaaaccagagaattttttttttcttttttttttttcttttcttttatatttagaATTCTTTTTGCTTTTATCTTTTCGTTATTCTTGGACCGAAGTAATCTTCTCTTCCCTTTTATCATCGCGTTTCTTTTCTCCTATTGATAGAATGATTGTTGGTGTTAATTGATGCAATGTACTGTGGTCAGATTCGTTTACAACCACGGGAGAGAGAATTTTCTCCACTCTGTTGGGGGTGGTTTTTACTACATCGGTCGAACCAGCAAAGTTGATAAAAAAACCGGCCAAGCGGATTGAGCTTATCAAGACCCTTGGGATGTGATGGGAACCGCTCGGTTGAGTGCGAACAAGGCGGGCGTGATGCCTATTCTCGTTCCTTCGAGAACGCTCTACATATAGCTCCCTTCCTCTGgacgttttttttttctttttaaagtttTCAATAATTTTGTTGCTGTTAGAAATCGGTCGAGATCAGAGAGAGTGGTTGAGCTTCGCACAAAGTTGTTGGTATTGGAGTGACTTACAAAACAAGTCTAAATCGAAGATTGTGACTTTGGTAAGGatcttccgatgctcaagttagattcAGAGAATAATGAAAGAGCAACGAATTCTCTAAGAGAGATTGATTGGCTTACCTGATCTTTGGAGCTCCGATGGTTTATATAGAAGGCTGTCGAATAGTTGGTTGTATAGTTGTGAGAGTTGTGAGATCTCAAGATTGCAGGTCGTTGGACATACCATTGTGGGTGAGATAATCCAGCCTTCAATCGCTCTGGCAAGATTGGAGGAGTCAGTTACGCCTGAGTTGATCCACTCGAGGTGGAGAGCTCGACTC contains the following coding sequences:
- the LOC105033975 gene encoding uncharacterized protein isoform X1; translation: MLDASQQICLFLDRPASRLHGSRGCLGCCSKPTPIIAVDEPSKGLKIQGRTIKKTSVSEDFWSTSTHEMENSGVQSQRSISSISTSMQNLDHHGAASTSNPSEFVNHGLLLWNQTRLQWTGNRRPENRSQQVREPRLSWDATYDNLLGTNKPFPQPIPLSEMVDFLVDVWEQEGMYD
- the LOC105033975 gene encoding uncharacterized protein isoform X2 — protein: MLLSRSVSSWIAQLLACMGGCLGCCSKPTPIIAVDEPSKGLKIQGRTIKKTSVSEDFWSTSTHEMENSGVQSQRSISSISTSMQNLDHHGAASTSNPSEFVNHGLLLWNQTRLQWTGNRRPENRSQQVREPRLSWDATYDNLLGTNKPFPQPIPLSEMVDFLVDVWEQEGMYD